In the Haloferula helveola genome, one interval contains:
- the sufB gene encoding Fe-S cluster assembly protein SufB: MSYDSSTTLDQDTRTAIDIDRSKGDFVFPEKHKYDAGRGLTEKTVDYICDVKKDPEWVREFRHKALRTFLEKPMPTNWATEDLNNIDFDAIRYYLSDGEKPKRSWDEVPEEVLKTFDRLGIPEQERAFLAGVEAQYDSEAAYSNMKEELTKQGVIFVNSTEGLKEYEEVFRPWFGKVIPTGDNKFSALNSAVFSGGSFIYIPKGVKLKQPLQAYFRINSESFGQFERTLIIADEGAEVMYMEGCTAPKFETSTLHSAVVELVALKGAKIQYVTVQNWSSNVYNLVTKRGLAMEDAEIRWIDCNIGSRLTMKYPGVVMKGERARGEVISIALANSGQHQDTGAKMIHAADNTTSNVVSKSISVGEGRSTYRGQVHIPKHLKGCKNNTECDALLINTRSRTDTYPAITVKGNQHATQHEASVSQVSEEMLFYMQQRGIDEGHAMSLAVNGFINDLVREFPMEYSVELKRLIDLEMEGSVG, from the coding sequence ATGAGCTACGATTCCTCCACCACCCTCGACCAGGACACCCGCACCGCGATCGACATCGACCGCTCGAAGGGCGACTTCGTTTTCCCTGAGAAGCACAAGTACGATGCCGGCCGTGGATTGACGGAGAAGACCGTCGATTACATTTGCGACGTCAAGAAGGACCCCGAGTGGGTCCGCGAGTTCCGTCACAAGGCGCTCCGGACGTTCCTTGAGAAACCGATGCCCACCAACTGGGCGACCGAGGATCTCAACAACATCGATTTCGACGCGATCCGCTACTACCTCTCGGATGGCGAAAAGCCGAAGCGCTCGTGGGACGAGGTGCCCGAAGAGGTGCTCAAGACCTTCGACCGTCTCGGCATTCCCGAACAGGAGCGCGCGTTCCTGGCCGGTGTTGAGGCCCAGTACGACTCGGAGGCCGCCTACTCCAACATGAAGGAGGAGCTGACCAAGCAGGGCGTGATCTTCGTCAACTCGACCGAAGGCCTGAAGGAATACGAAGAGGTGTTCCGCCCGTGGTTCGGCAAGGTGATCCCGACCGGCGACAACAAGTTCTCCGCCCTCAACAGCGCCGTCTTCTCCGGCGGCTCCTTCATCTACATCCCCAAGGGAGTGAAACTGAAGCAGCCGCTTCAGGCCTACTTCCGGATCAACTCGGAGAGCTTCGGACAGTTTGAACGCACGCTGATCATCGCCGACGAAGGCGCCGAGGTGATGTACATGGAAGGCTGCACCGCGCCGAAGTTCGAGACATCGACGCTCCACTCCGCAGTCGTTGAGTTGGTGGCCCTGAAAGGTGCCAAGATCCAATACGTCACGGTGCAGAACTGGAGCAGCAACGTTTACAACCTCGTCACCAAGCGCGGGCTCGCGATGGAAGACGCGGAGATCCGCTGGATCGACTGCAACATCGGTTCACGCCTGACCATGAAGTATCCCGGCGTGGTGATGAAGGGTGAGCGCGCCCGCGGCGAGGTGATCTCGATCGCCCTCGCCAACAGTGGACAGCACCAGGACACCGGAGCCAAGATGATCCACGCCGCCGACAACACCACGTCGAACGTGGTCTCCAAGTCGATCTCGGTCGGTGAAGGACGCTCGACCTACCGGGGCCAGGTCCACATCCCGAAGCACCTCAAGGGCTGCAAGAACAACACCGAGTGCGATGCCCTCCTGATCAACACCCGGAGCCGGACGGACACCTATCCGGCCATCACGGTGAAAGGCAACCAGCACGCGACCCAGCACGAGGCCAGCGTCTCGCAGGTCTCCGAGGAGATGCTGTTCTACATGCAGCAGCGCGGCATCGACGAGGGACACGCGATGTCTCTCGCGGTCAACGGCTTCATCAACGACCTCGTCCGCGAGTTCCCCATGGAGTATTCGGTCGAACTGAAGCGCCTGATCGACCTCGAAATGGAAGGTTCGGTCGGCTGA
- a CDS encoding SufD family Fe-S cluster assembly protein encodes MSALLESASGILDAAPETPADFPDWFKERQAAAWQRFLDTPTPGRKDENWRFASIKQLDFSGFKGSVNVPEDTGSLIERSQGVEAPVAKFILVNETLIEIESSLPEEVICLPLAEALIVEGEKVRESFIRQDTRLGSAKWAALHEARVSNGLFVHVPDGVEVEGTIEVFHWLSGEGSAVFPHTLIVTGANSKVSVVDYFQSENETDSGLVIAFNDLCSGVGSKIDYLAIQAVNNRSKMISINETGVAKDASTTGFILNVGAEWARNESLSRLEGEGSRSDMLSVSIPSGTQEYDQRTFQHHVSAGAYSDLLYKNSLYDKSRTIFSGLIFVDEGAHRTDAYQTCRNLFMSDEAEANSMPGLEINADDVKCSHGSTSAQISDEEIFYLQARGIDAVRARQLIARGFSVEVVERLGNEKLEEMVLRFVDAKFARITGGGA; translated from the coding sequence ATGTCCGCACTTCTCGAAAGCGCCTCCGGCATTCTCGATGCCGCCCCCGAAACCCCCGCCGACTTCCCCGACTGGTTCAAGGAACGGCAGGCTGCCGCGTGGCAGCGGTTTCTCGATACCCCGACGCCCGGCCGCAAGGATGAGAACTGGCGCTTCGCCAGCATCAAGCAACTCGACTTCTCCGGCTTCAAGGGGTCGGTAAACGTCCCGGAGGACACGGGTTCGCTGATCGAGCGCTCCCAAGGAGTCGAGGCACCGGTCGCGAAGTTCATCCTCGTCAACGAGACGCTGATCGAGATCGAGTCGAGCCTCCCGGAGGAGGTGATCTGCCTGCCCCTCGCGGAAGCGCTCATCGTCGAGGGCGAGAAGGTGCGCGAATCGTTCATACGCCAGGACACCCGGCTCGGCTCTGCGAAGTGGGCCGCGCTCCACGAAGCCCGGGTCAGCAACGGACTGTTTGTCCATGTTCCCGACGGCGTCGAAGTCGAGGGAACCATCGAGGTCTTCCACTGGCTGTCCGGCGAAGGCAGCGCGGTTTTCCCCCACACTCTGATTGTCACCGGCGCGAACTCGAAAGTCAGCGTCGTTGACTACTTCCAGTCGGAGAACGAGACCGACAGCGGCCTGGTCATCGCCTTCAACGACCTTTGCTCCGGCGTGGGATCGAAGATCGACTACCTTGCGATTCAGGCAGTCAACAACCGCAGCAAGATGATCTCGATCAACGAGACGGGCGTGGCGAAAGACGCGTCGACCACCGGATTCATACTCAACGTGGGAGCCGAGTGGGCGCGCAACGAATCGCTCTCCCGCCTCGAAGGTGAGGGCTCGCGCTCAGACATGCTCAGCGTGAGCATCCCGTCCGGCACCCAGGAATACGACCAGCGGACCTTCCAGCACCACGTTTCCGCCGGTGCCTACAGCGACCTCCTCTACAAGAACTCGCTCTACGACAAGTCGCGCACGATCTTCTCGGGGCTGATCTTCGTGGACGAGGGCGCCCACCGCACCGATGCCTATCAGACGTGCCGCAATCTCTTCATGAGCGACGAGGCCGAAGCCAATTCGATGCCCGGGCTCGAGATCAACGCCGACGATGTGAAGTGCTCCCACGGAAGTACCAGCGCCCAGATCAGCGACGAAGAGATCTTCTATCTCCAGGCACGCGGTATCGATGCCGTTCGCGCCCGCCAGTTGATCGCCCGCGGCTTCTCGGTTGAGGTCGTCGAGCGCCTTGGCAACGAGAAACTGGAGGAAATGGTCCTCCGCTTCGTCGACGCCAAGTTTGCGCGCATCACCGGTGGCGGCGCCTGA